From Apium graveolens cultivar Ventura chromosome 9, ASM990537v1, whole genome shotgun sequence, the proteins below share one genomic window:
- the LOC141684021 gene encoding protein ENHANCED DISEASE RESISTANCE 2-like yields MGSSKQKQKHRSSGAGADQCTKNEVTDWKDEVINGGSLKHVDLNTGSNGWASPPGDLFNLRSKTYFTKKVKSPSGPWTLQPAGVDWLRSAGKLENVLSRADNRVMHALKKAQARGKNMKSFIVAVNLQVPGREHHSAVFYFATDEPVQSGSLIHRFINGDDGFRNSRFKMVNRIVKGPWIVKTAVGNYSACLLGKALNCSYHRGENYLEIDVDIGSSAIATAILHLALGYVTSVTIDMGFAIEAQCEEELPEKLFGAVRVSQMEMSSATFVEKLETVSVDKKIGGVGRSSNKVEASRSDEEDEIEEVKIGN; encoded by the coding sequence ATGGGATCATCGAAGCAAAAGCAGAAGCACCGGAGCTCCGGCGCCGGCGCCGATCAATGCACGAAAAACGAGGTAACTGACTGGAAAGACGAAGTGATTAACGGTGGATCGTTGAAGCACGTGGATCTCAATACCGGATCCAACGGCTGGGCTTCGCCGCCAGGAGATCTGTTTAATCTCCGATCAAAGACGTATTTTACGAAGAAAGTTAAGTCTCCGTCCGGTCCGTGGACTCTCCAGCCGGCCGGCGTCGATTGGCTCCGATCGGCCGGAAAGCTCGAGAATGTTCTCTCACGGGCCGACAATCGCGTGATGCACGCGCTGAAAAAAGCTCAGGCGAGAGGTAAAAACATGAAGTCGTTTATCGTGGCTGTTAATTTACAAGTTCCAGGCCGCGAACATCACAGCGCGGTTTTTTATTTCGCGACGGATGAACCGGTTCAGTCCGGTTCGCTTATCCACCGGTTTATTAACGGAGACGACGGTTTTCGTAACAGCCGGTTCAAAATGGTGAACCGGATCGTGAAAGGACCGTGGATTGTGAAAACCGCGGTCGGTAATTACTCGGCGTGTTTGTTAGGAAAGGCGTTGAATTGTAGTTATCATAGAGGTGAAAATTATCTCGAAATCGATGTCGATATCGGTAGCTCGGCGATCGCCACGGCGATTTTACACCTGGCATTAGGTTATGTGACCTCGGTGACGATAGATATGGGATTCGCAATCGAGGCGCAGTGTGAGGAGGAATTACCGGAGAAATTGTTCGGTGCGGTTAGGGTTTCGCAGATGGAAATGTCGTCGGCGACGTTTGTCGAAAAACTCGAAACGGTGTCGGTTGATAAGAAAATTGGAGGTGTTGGAAGGAGTAGTAATAAGGTGGAAGCTTCTAGGTCTGATGAGGAGGACGAAATTGAAGAAGTTAAAATTGGTAACTGA
- the LOC141687113 gene encoding aspartyl protease family protein At5g10770-like isoform X1 has product MGNPIASSSKSLHLCSLVLASLILFSLVCDGDAGVDRKLIAAESHDFHSIKVSSLMPDSVCSSQVCLNYLVVDAKDKVHSPCNHRSLHPTLSSSSLKVVHRHGPCHKSTQTIKESPSASQILAHDESRVHSINSRTAFDSAKDTFRSSKAASIPTKSGSSLGAGNYIVTVGLGSPKKDLSLIFDTGSDLTWTQCEPCVGSCYNQADPIFNPSLSTAYANVSCHTPYCNQLSSATGNSPGCRGTTCIYAIQYGDQSFSIGYFAKDTLTLSPTDVINNFYFGCGENNQGLFGQTAGLIGLARDKLSIVSQTSMKYGQVFSYCLPSRSSGNGYLTFGKSGVSKNVQFIPFGNSKGTTFYSIDILGIYVGGRKLPISPTVFSTAGSIIDSGTVITRLPPAAYTTLRDTFRKLMSSYPTGKPISILDTCYDFSKYKTARVPTISFLFSGNKKIDIAASGILYTVSSSQTCLAFAPNSDPSDLAIFGNVQQKTLQVVYDVAGGKLGFGPQGCA; this is encoded by the exons ATGGGAAATCCCATAGCTTCCTCTTCCAAATCTCTTCACTTGTGTTCTCTAGTACTAGCAAGTTTAATTCTGTTTTCTTTAGTTTGTGATGGAGATGCAGGTGTTGATAGAAAGCTCATTGCTGCAGAATCACATGACTTTCATTCCATCAAAGTTAGCTCTTTGATGCCAGACTCTGTTTGCTCTTCACAAG TTTGTTTAAATTATTTGGTTGTTGATGCAAAGGACAAAGTACACTCCCCGTGTAACCACCGCTCCCTCC ATCCCACACTATCATCATCATCACTGAAAGTAGTTCACAGACATGGACCATGCCACAAATCCACCCAAACGATAAAGGAATCTCCATCAGCATCACAAATCCTGGCTCATGATGAATCCCGAGTCCACTCGATAAACTCAAGAACCGCATTTGATTCTGCGAAAGACACATTCAGATCCTCCAAAGCAGCCAGCATCCCAACTAAATCAGGCTCATCATTAGGCGCAGGCAACTACATTGTAACTGTCGGTCTCGGATCGCCCAAAAAAGATCTCTCCCTGATCTTCGACACTGGCAGCGACCTGACATGGACGCAATGTGAACCGTGCGTCGGGTCATGCTACAATCAAGCAGATCCAATCTTCAATCCTTCACTGTCCACTGCTTATGCCAATGTCTCCTGCCATACGCCGTATTGTAATCAACTCAGCTCCGCCACTGGAAACAGTCCAGGCTGCCGCGGAACGACCTGTATATACGCAATCCAGTATGGCGATCAATCATTTTCAATCGGTTACTTTGCAAAAGACACTTTAACATTATCTCCAACAGATGTCATCAACAACTTCTACTTTGGATGTGGCGAAAACAATCAAGGTCTATTCGGTCAAACTGCTGGATTAATCGGACTTGCTCGCGATAAACTCTCAATTGTCTCACAAACATCAATGAAATACGGCCAAGTTTTCTCCTACTGTCTACCATCTAGATCAAGCGGAAATGGTTACTTAACATTCGGGAAATCAGGCGTGTCAAAAAATGTACAATTTATTCCATTCGGTAACTCAAAAGGCACAACATTTTACTCAATCGACATTCTTGGAATATATGTTGGCGGCAGGAAACTTCCTATCAGTCCAACCGTGTTCTCCACTGCTGGATCAATCATAGATTCAGGCACCGTCATCACACGCTTGCCACCTGCAGCATATACAACATTACGCGACACTTTCCGCAAACTAATGTCAAGTTATCCAACAGGAAAGCCGATTTCCATACTCGATACATGTTATGACTTCAGTAAATACAAGACGGCAAGAGTCCCAACCATCAGTTTTCTTTTTAGCGGGAACAAAAAGATTGATATTGCCGCTAGCGGAATATTGTATACTGTCAGTTCATCACAAACGTGTTTAGCTTTTGCTCCCAATAGCGATCCATCCGACCTAGCAATATTCGGAAATGTTCAGCAGAAGACACTACAAGTTGTGTACGACGTGGCGGGAGGAAAACTAGGGTTCGGGCCACAAGGGTGTGCTTAA
- the LOC141687113 gene encoding aspartyl protease family protein At5g10770-like isoform X2 — protein MGNPIASSSKSLHLCSLVLASLILFSLVCDGDAGVDRKLIAAESHDFHSIKVSSLMPDSVCSSQDPTLSSSSLKVVHRHGPCHKSTQTIKESPSASQILAHDESRVHSINSRTAFDSAKDTFRSSKAASIPTKSGSSLGAGNYIVTVGLGSPKKDLSLIFDTGSDLTWTQCEPCVGSCYNQADPIFNPSLSTAYANVSCHTPYCNQLSSATGNSPGCRGTTCIYAIQYGDQSFSIGYFAKDTLTLSPTDVINNFYFGCGENNQGLFGQTAGLIGLARDKLSIVSQTSMKYGQVFSYCLPSRSSGNGYLTFGKSGVSKNVQFIPFGNSKGTTFYSIDILGIYVGGRKLPISPTVFSTAGSIIDSGTVITRLPPAAYTTLRDTFRKLMSSYPTGKPISILDTCYDFSKYKTARVPTISFLFSGNKKIDIAASGILYTVSSSQTCLAFAPNSDPSDLAIFGNVQQKTLQVVYDVAGGKLGFGPQGCA, from the exons ATGGGAAATCCCATAGCTTCCTCTTCCAAATCTCTTCACTTGTGTTCTCTAGTACTAGCAAGTTTAATTCTGTTTTCTTTAGTTTGTGATGGAGATGCAGGTGTTGATAGAAAGCTCATTGCTGCAGAATCACATGACTTTCATTCCATCAAAGTTAGCTCTTTGATGCCAGACTCTGTTTGCTCTTCACAAG ATCCCACACTATCATCATCATCACTGAAAGTAGTTCACAGACATGGACCATGCCACAAATCCACCCAAACGATAAAGGAATCTCCATCAGCATCACAAATCCTGGCTCATGATGAATCCCGAGTCCACTCGATAAACTCAAGAACCGCATTTGATTCTGCGAAAGACACATTCAGATCCTCCAAAGCAGCCAGCATCCCAACTAAATCAGGCTCATCATTAGGCGCAGGCAACTACATTGTAACTGTCGGTCTCGGATCGCCCAAAAAAGATCTCTCCCTGATCTTCGACACTGGCAGCGACCTGACATGGACGCAATGTGAACCGTGCGTCGGGTCATGCTACAATCAAGCAGATCCAATCTTCAATCCTTCACTGTCCACTGCTTATGCCAATGTCTCCTGCCATACGCCGTATTGTAATCAACTCAGCTCCGCCACTGGAAACAGTCCAGGCTGCCGCGGAACGACCTGTATATACGCAATCCAGTATGGCGATCAATCATTTTCAATCGGTTACTTTGCAAAAGACACTTTAACATTATCTCCAACAGATGTCATCAACAACTTCTACTTTGGATGTGGCGAAAACAATCAAGGTCTATTCGGTCAAACTGCTGGATTAATCGGACTTGCTCGCGATAAACTCTCAATTGTCTCACAAACATCAATGAAATACGGCCAAGTTTTCTCCTACTGTCTACCATCTAGATCAAGCGGAAATGGTTACTTAACATTCGGGAAATCAGGCGTGTCAAAAAATGTACAATTTATTCCATTCGGTAACTCAAAAGGCACAACATTTTACTCAATCGACATTCTTGGAATATATGTTGGCGGCAGGAAACTTCCTATCAGTCCAACCGTGTTCTCCACTGCTGGATCAATCATAGATTCAGGCACCGTCATCACACGCTTGCCACCTGCAGCATATACAACATTACGCGACACTTTCCGCAAACTAATGTCAAGTTATCCAACAGGAAAGCCGATTTCCATACTCGATACATGTTATGACTTCAGTAAATACAAGACGGCAAGAGTCCCAACCATCAGTTTTCTTTTTAGCGGGAACAAAAAGATTGATATTGCCGCTAGCGGAATATTGTATACTGTCAGTTCATCACAAACGTGTTTAGCTTTTGCTCCCAATAGCGATCCATCCGACCTAGCAATATTCGGAAATGTTCAGCAGAAGACACTACAAGTTGTGTACGACGTGGCGGGAGGAAAACTAGGGTTCGGGCCACAAGGGTGTGCTTAA